The Portunus trituberculatus isolate SZX2019 chromosome 33, ASM1759143v1, whole genome shotgun sequence DNA segment aaaatgaaatgatttacgtaatttagccgagtcacccccgttcccgttctcttgtgatgaccacagcccaggtggtgactcacCATAGCCCCGGGCTGCCGCCTCTTTTCCAGacccgcagttcgtcaatattttgcctaatatctggtgatttctacgtgttttcgtgtgtttctaggctctggtgagtagatagtagtagtacaaggaagaaggaaggagaaataaagaaggaggaagaggaggaacaggctAGCCACAATACTtgattctcctccacttccttaatattttgcttaatatctcgtgttttctaagtgttttgatgtgtttctaggctcaggcgtgtagatggaagcagtaaaaggaaggaaaaaaagaaagaaaggatgaaaacgaagaagaaaggagaaatagaagtgaaagaggaggaggagccaagccgCAATGTTTAAGTACGTCTCCCTCGTGATTTTGCCCTTCTTTATTATGCATTTTGATGTTTTGAGATATATTTGAggagttttaagtgtgtttggtggtgtagcgcgttgttttgggtgttataaGTGTGTTTCGGgttcattttgtgtgttttcagtgtgtgttagacgTTTTGGGTATATTTCAcgtatcttgagtgtggtgtgggagtgtgtttgagtatttgggtgtgtttggaggcaTAATTTAAGAGGTTGTATGaggttttgggttagtttggagtgttttaagTTACTTGGGTGTGTGTAGGGATGATTTtggtatatttttgtgtgtttttagtgagttttgtgtgttgtgaagTAATTTGAAGTGTtgcgtggtgttttgagtgcgtttgggaATATTTTtgagtggtttgggtgtgtgtggggtgtcttGGAGGTGTTATTGGTGTAGATTTGGTGTTTCTAATGAGTTCTAAGTATGTTTAttggtattttgaggtgtttcatggtgctttgagtgtgttttttggtTAGTTTCGAGTCATTTAAGTggtctgggtgtgttttggggtgtgaggGCTGGTATTGGTGTATATTTTGTGTCTCTAGTGAGTTTCAAGTGTTTGttggtattttgaggtgttgcatggtgtatGTGGAGTGGTATTGGTGTATATTTTGTTACTCTAGTAtgtttattggtatttttaagTGTTGCatggtattttgaggtgttttaagtgtgttttgggttcgttttgagtgttttaaatgcTTTGAGTGTGTGGGAGcggattttttgggtgtgtttggccGTATGTGTGCGAGtgggaggaaatgaaatgatggaagcggaagagaatgagatgatgcaaACACAGGGAAtgagatgataatggtgatgatggtcgtGTTGGGACGGTGTGGAGAGGCGAATGAAAggattgaggctgtgaagatgtggtggtggagtgtgtggagcaggcaagtgggagagaatgagatgataagaagagggaatgatgcgataatggtggtggtgagctgtgGTGGCGCTGGGACGGTGTGGAGAGGCGAATGAAAAGATTGAGGCTGTGAATGTATTAGTGCCAGGAAACATGGCTCAATATATGCAATACTTAGTGATATGAAAgacagtgtttgtgttttagttGCAGTTTGTTTTGCCCTTTCACTTCCCGATACAAAattaaactcttcagtactgggacgcattattaccatgagttttgtgtgtcattagacggttttattgacattaggaagggtctatggtggtcagaaaataaatggctagaatcttcaacattttaatctcccacataagttagTGAAGCAGTATAAAACCGAGAAATagcaagaatataaaaacacgtcattGTAGTGAAGGGAATAAGATCATGGCAGCCACATGGAGCCAcgcggacaccaccaccaccaccaccacaacccggCCAAACCTCCCACATTTTCCCTAATATCTGTTATTCTTGGTACACGCAGGATGTACCGGTGTCCCAAGCTGGTGGATGtcccggtggtggtggagctgccCTTTGTCATGTACAAAATGGCACCTTTCAGCTTAAAAGGCCACGATTCGAGTCCCGCCCAGCTGATGCAAACTTCCAAGGCGAGACGGACGGCTGGGGCTCTCTTCATTAATGCCACCTTATTTGACCTTGTTTGACCTGACCTGGGGTGTCCTGAGGGGTGGTAATGGTGGGGTATTGGTGTGTCTTGCTGGTGTTGTATAGGCAAAGGTTTTATATAGAAAATGGTCATTGTGTCATTTTAAATTGTCTCGCCATACTGTGACtccatgactactactactactattacagtggtagagaagtgccgtaattgtgagggtgctcactccactttttcacGCGATTGCCCtgcgtggaaagtggagaaagaggtctgcACGGTTAAGGCTTCTGAAGGGATCTCTTATtatgaagcaaggatgcgagtgaagcagacgcaggcagcgcctgcttcaaacgtgtcctacgcttcaacagtaagggctccaTCTAAGATGTGTACTGTTGCTATCCAAACTGACCTTAGCGACCTGCTTCCtgctccatctaccaccactgattccccttcaacctctgcctcatcatctgctaaaactactactactactactactactactactactactactactactactactactactactactaacttcctctgctccatacctgtctgctatttctcgtactcccagtaagagtgagaagacagacaagtctaataaattaaatttaacaaaacttgaacgtcaacgcccttctcatgtcgTCGCCGCTCCCGCGCCGTCGAGAAGGAGTTCTCATGCTCGCTCCCTCTCGACGAGCTCCGGGGAGTTAACAATTGATGAATCGATGGATGTCACCACTAGTAAGGGCCGGGAGAGGTCCCCCGGCAGCGCCTCTGAGCGCAAAAGGAGTAGGGGATGATAttgagtgttgtaagtggtttgggtgtgtgggggtgatttGGTTTATATTTGGTGTTTCATTAGGTGTGTCTTGGTGTATTGTGAGGTGTTgcatagtgttttgagtgtgttttatattagttttgagtgttttaaattgtttgtgtgtgtgggcagcgtGATTTTGGCGTATAGTGGTGTTTGTagcgagtgttgtgtgtgttttgtgcctTTTGAGGTATTGTTTGGTTTTACGTTTGGTtgtaagttgtttgtgtgtgtatttaggtgGTCCGGGGTGATtactgggtgtttctagtgagttttaatTAGGTGTATTTGGGGGCATTTGgaggtgttgcgtggtgttttgagtgtgatttggATGTGCACCAATATATATGCCCTATGTTGTGACGTTATAGGATATCTTTAGGGGAGAGAATAGTGCCAAattaaagtaagaaagaaagagagtgagtgttttAGAGTTTGAGGGGGGAGAGATTGAAGCGGTTGATTATATGGTGCTTGAGTGTGCATAGTATGCCAAGAGACAGTAATGGTGCTGAGGGAATAGGGGATTGTTGGGGCGGAGACTAAGGAGTTTTTATCTccatgatgtaaataaatagataaataacctacttaggtatagatagatagatgaatgtaAACTTTCTACGGCCGTGTTTAAAGACGtttcttttgaaaaaaaaaaaatattatgtttaAGCATGTTGCGTGCCTAGAGTAACGATCATCTGAACTCGCTGAAATATTAAAAGTGTATACACAGGTGTTGGTATGTAAGCCGAACTGGTACATTGatatgatgaaaggaagaaaggttcTTAAGCTTCCTTAGGTAATATTGATAATATAAGTGATTGTTCCTATGAGGAGGAATATTATTCCTTATATATGATGCATAGAATTATGATTATCTGAATCTACTTAATAGTTATTAATGTAAATGCATTGTTAGCCGAAATGGTACTAATATTGACGAAAGGTTTTGCTGATGTTGAGGAAACTACGATATTTTCATCAGTTTCTTATTATGTAGGTTCgaaatatatacaagaaataGAAATTACCGTAAATGTAATAATTCTGCACTTAGACATATACAATATGAGCCGAAACTGTGGATATCAATTTAAACATATAAAAGCTATTGCTAGATAATTCGTTTACTCAATTTCAAAGCAAACTATAAGAAAACCACCTCCATTACGATAACGTAGTAATTCAGCATGTAAGACTTGCGTAAATTAGAACCGAAATAAAGGGGATTATATAATGGAATGAGAAAAATCAGTAAACCCACACATTATTTCGATTTGAAGACATTTCTACATATATATTCTTGCTAAAGAGATATTcttgctaaagagagagagagagagagagagagagagagagagagagagatggatgaccCGTACATAAGAGTGAGTGTGTAAGTGCAGtgcatgtgagtgtgtgtgtacgcaatGCTTCTCCGGCAAGCCTAGACTCCATGTGACTTCTTATTATGAGTCGCCAGAGAGAAGAGAACTAATAgacggagtgagagagagaggcgcggcTGGTGTGAAATGTCTTGGTCGCTGGTCAAGAGAGGCCTGGAGCTGTGTGAGGAGGACCAGACAGTAGGTTAGTAGTTTAGGCCTAGCAGTACTACCGTGACCTTGATGATGCAATGACctgattattactgttattcttgtatttcttgctCGTATTCTATATCGTCGTCAGCTGTTCTTTGTTTATTATCACCACGTATTGTCTGTATTCTAAATCggctttttgttttctttttcttgatttcgtGTTCATTTCCTTGTGTTCCTTCGCCTCTTCGTCCTCTCTGGTGTTGATATACAGTGTGTGGCGTCAATCTATCctattttttgtttcctgtgTACGTCTTTTATTGCTTTCATCCAGTCTGGTCTCACATGTTGTCAGGAAGTGTGTATTCATCACCTGCTGCCATGTTGCATGCTTCAATATACTTATCCTGTAATTTGTTACTGCTACTTTcgactcttctttttctttttctcgttttttcattactatttggTTGCCCTTGTCCAGTGTCCCTCCTAcatagaaaaagagtaaaattgaTGGCACGGCTGgctaacttaatttttttctaagtcTCTCCCCGTTATtgattttttatgcatttgtttttccttaggTTTATTCACCCACTGTGGCATACTGTAGGTGATGGCATGGCATGGCTTGGAAGCTGATAAAATGCCTTCCAGTCCAGCCCAATTTTCTGTACATAGATCTATTTAGTATCCCATGTTGTGTTATGCCTTAGTTTAAAGACCATTGATGTCTCGCCAGTCATGCCAGTCAGTTATGATAGTTGCCTCAATTCCCATGTATGCCAAAATGTGTTGGTCCAACTTATTACCTTACCTTAATCCTCAATGTAATCTGGCAGTTTTTCAGGGCCGTTTATCCTCAGCATCTCCTTCAAAGTCCATCTAttttgcctgtgtctgtattctATCTCCATCTaaatctgtctttctctcatgCCTCTGTTCTGATATCCTCTGGTGTGAGCTTGCCTGTGTTCCATCtgatcttgtatattttttgtgtcaTTATGTGTATTTCACCTTAACTTTGATGATAGCGAAGTAAAATTAATGTTTTCATCTGCAGCTTAGGTTACTATATTTTGAAAAATAGTAGGAATGACAGGTAACGGAAATGAAGGCAGAGAAATGTTAATTCACATGATCTTTGATTCTGCAGCAAGCAAGAGCAGGAAGGTTGACAAGTTGACACCAGGCAAGGGCTCCCGCCaccagaaagaaaagagagcagCCAAGCAGAGGAAGATTGCCAAGCAGAAGGAACTGGAGATCAAGAGTCTCTTCAATCAGAAACAGGTGACTGTAACAAAATTCTATACCATATATATTCAAAGTAATACTGGACCTTAACATATAGCTTTTACCAATTGCACTTCACTTGTGTACTTTATTTTTGTGGGTTTACTGAAATACAAGAGCCCAATCTAGTGAGTCTCACATTTGTTGTTCGGTAAGACTTTCAGTGTGACCACCTCTACATCACGGCCATGTCTTGCAGGGTGTGAGTGCTTTGGACAAGTATCGGCAGAACACTCCAAAAGACCGCACCACTGATAACATAAAGCTGCTGAAGAAGATTGACAGGAAGCGCACACCTCAGGAGTATGTAGAAAAGGTAGGATTGTTACcttctattcattatttattattgttattccttttatctcctctctttattttcaaagCACAAAGAAACTACTATGCATTTCACGGAGAGTGAGTCATTGTTTTTCGcaaatatctttcaaactaatgaattgatcggaatggtactttgacactGTGTACAAGACATCTTCTGCTAATTTTTGGTTATACTAAGCAATGCCAAATGATGTTAGTAAAAGCGTTTCTCTTGAGATATACGGTGTTGCTGAGCCTCGCCAACCTATCCATACGAACGTCTACAATctcccatcccattcctccctacgtccctctctcccgctcgcttcccccctccttctcccactctcccgctatcttccctcctccacgtTCGATTGTGTACGTTAGTTCTGGCTACTCATGTGACTTCAGCTATAAACGTCAAGAGTAAAACACTTTTACTAACACCATTTGGCAATGCTTAGTAAGACCAAAAATTAGCGGAAGGTGTCTTGTACACAGTGTCAAAGTGCCATTCTGATCAGttcattagtttgaaagatattcgCAAAAAATAATGACTCACTCTCTGTGAAATGCGTAGTAGTCTTTTGTGCTGTACTATATACATTAAGCCCTTCACTGTTATTTAGCCCAACTTTTGCTGTCACTAAACACTGAAACATTTCTCTAAACATTATATGAACCTGCTAAGtgcattctttttcattacttttattgtgtgtgttagttaaAGCTTCCATGCATTGTTTTTAGTGCTAAGAATTGTTGCTTATCACAGTGAAAGTTAGATGTGTAACAATGCTCCTTCCAGATCTTGAGCCAGCACAGCAAAGaattggagaggagaggaggcacaAAAGAGGCTGCACAGACTCAGGGGAAGAAGAAACCTGAGGAGACGACAGTATTTTCTGATGAAGACTTTGAGAAGATGAACAAGGAGTGGCTGAAGCTGTACTAGCAGGCACGTCTCCCACCACTTGTACTAACACTCCTTCACTAGCTGTGTGGGCTCCAGTGGTCCTGTAGATTGTACTGTGTCTTGCATAAACTATGGGCACCCCTATGTATAATTCTGTAACCTGTAGCCTTTTACCCTATTGAATACTCATACAGTGCCTATCAATAATATCCCCTGTACATTATTAACTTGTATCCCTCATAGTGCTCTTCTTGGTGCTGCTGATACCGTCACTGCATTCATTAAAGTGTCAGTGTCACTATTTTCCTCTACTCTTGTTCCTCATACCTCAAGAGTTACATTCCCTGCTATAACCAGACCTTAGTGTTGTCATGTGGTGTCATTATTCACTTCTAGGTGGATCATAAATCAAGACATTTAACTGTAACTCATTTAACCACTCATCACTGACCCAAAGAGTTGCTATTGTCTTTGTCGTTTGTTAGGCTATCACTGTTGTTTGTATGTTGGTCTTCAATATGCACTCATGCTTTCATTATTGTCCCTTGTGGTGAATCAAGTTTCCTGTGATCTCTAATTCAGCTTCACTAGTGACATCTGATCATATTTTAACCTTTGTCTCATGTATACATTTAGGTTTGAGATTTGAGAGCTTAACATTCTATACAATGTAATATGCATGTGTTCACTCTACAAATGACTCGCTGCCTTCATCTTTTGTTGTTAAAATGTTATATATGAATAACCTTTGTTATAAACTTGCTTTGTGCTAATGTACATATGCCCTTCATCATCTAATGTGCTAGGAATGACACTTATGGTTAAGTGACTGTCATGTATTCTTACTGCCCGGCTGTTTACAATCCTTAGTCTGCATCATATCAGCTTTTGACAACCTGCACAAAATACATGGCCAGCATTGTAATGTGATGCAGCATGAATATAACTTACTGTGATTCGGTCTTATATGCCTCTTGCATCCTTGACTGACAAATCTTCTCTCTGCATCAACAGGCTAAATTTGAGAGGCCTTAGACAGCCCTGAGTGTTGGTGGGTGGCTGACTGGCAGCTGCCGGTAGTTCATGGTAGAGGGAGCCACTCACTCTTAGCCTCCCTGGATATGGTCCCTTTAACTTGGCTCCTGCAGGGGATACCTTGCAGACTGTAGACTTGAATTGTTGTACTTGTTTGAGTGACTGAAAGTATCAATAGCATGTTCTTGCATTTATTTAGatagttgatgtgtgtgtgaaaagtttACAATCTGCTTGTATGGTAAGTGCATCCTCTTGCAGCTTGAAGTTTAGCTTAACCTGTAATGCATGAATTTGTACATATATTTCATTTACCAATTTGTTCACATTTTTAAACATCTGTGTGtacatgtttgtgtgtgctgtTGACACACCTTGCCTCACTGTGTAGTGCTGAGCCGTTCTGGACCAGCATGGCTCTCAATGACAGGCTGACCGGCAGGATTGTGACTCTGGCCTTTGTTTTTGCCCTTTTTGCCATAACACTGTGGCATCTTCTCTACCAGTCACAGTATGATGTGTTTAACTTAGTCCCGTCACCCCTGTATGCCTTTGGGGTGATTCGATACCTGTTCCTTGTGCTGTCTGTGGTCATCCTGTGTTTCATGATGTATGCCTGTATTAACTCACATTCCCACACTTGATTCTTTCAGGTTTGGCACCAAGTGATTGAGTGTATGAAGGCACAACACAAGCACCAATTAATATCCCACAAAATATGCAAAGGTGTCCAAGGACCGTGAGTGACCCTTTGCCTTTTTGCCAATTAGAAGCTGGAAAGGACAGCACATAGAGCCTCActgggcagtgtgtgtgtgtgcgtgcgtgcatgtgtgtggagTAATGTTTGGACACGACCGCGTCATAGGTCAGTGTGTACTGGTGGTCTCGGCTGTGTTGGTGCTGTACTAtctggtgtgggtggtgggtctGCCATTTGTGGATGAGGACAGTTCCCTGCGAGCCGTGTTCCCACGCCCCATCCTGGCCATCGTCGCCCCGACGCTCATCCTGGTGTTCCTCCTGGCTATCACTGGGGTGTACATCATCAAGGCTTTGTTGGATGCTGACAGTCTGGAGAAAACCAAATTGAAGCAATCATAGTGAATGTTATGTTGAGGTATTTTTGTAGCTAAACTTATGTGGCTAAATGCAGCAAAAAACTTTAGTATTCCAATTTGTCAAGCTTAAAACAAAGCAGCTGTTGTTTAATGAGGTGATGTTCTTGTGTAACTTTCCATTACTGACCAGCCATTGCCTTGTAGGATAGAATGTTCAGCAGAACTCAGGATTTATGTGTTGTTTAGTGTTGTGTTTATTAATGTTTATTGTTATGTTTGACCATCTAATTACCAGGCCATATTATTTAAGTTGAGTATGCCTGTGTTCATGAGAGCAGAGATATTAGGACAGAATTGAAAGAGACTTATTATTCTTTACTGGACACATTCACCATGTCATCTTGGCTTGTAGTGGGAATTTCAGGGGTGACAAATGGAGGCAAGTCCACTCTTGCCCAGCAGCTGCAGTCATGTCTCCCCACTCACACACAGGTCATCTCTCAGGATGACTACTTCTTCCCAAAGGACTCCCAGTACCACGTACCATGCCCTGGAGGCTTAGCACACCACAACTGGGACATCATCACTGCCCTGGACATGAAGAAGATGGTGTGTGATGTGACACAAATTGTGAAATCCCATCCAGACACAATTGACAGCAGCCACAAGGGAGGCAGTAGCTCTCCCTTGTCAGAGGAGGTGGGCCTCCGTCCTGTCCTGCTCATGGATGGATTCATCCTGTATGATGACCCAGAGATTCTGGAACTGTGTGACCTGCGCTACTTCTTCACTCTGACGCAGGAAGAGTGCTGGGAGAGGCGGTCACAGAGGACTTACGACCCACCAGATCCTCCGGGCTACTTTGAGGCCTGTGTCTGGCCCATGTATGAGGAGCATCTGGCAAAGGTCAAGGAAGGAGTTCCCAATGTTGTGTACCTTGATGGCATGGAGGAAAACCTCCCTGCCGTCCTTCAGCAAGTGATGGCAGCAGCTCGCCTCTCTGGGAAGGAGTACCCAGGAGCAATACTTGGCTAGATGGAACAGGGAGGCTGTGTCATATTGTATCACTGTCATGGGGTTTTCTGGTGCAGATTTGGTTGTTTCATTGGATTTTCATTTAGATAACTTGACTTGTTGAAAGCATAAATTCAATTAAGCTTATGCATAATTCAGGTAATGAGTGAGATAAGGCTGTGAACAAAAAATTTGTATGTGCATTAGCTTAGTGTGAAATGGGCTTTAAGAAAACAATTGTAGCATGTAACTCTTGGGACACTTGATTTGGCCCACATTAAATTTTGAACTTTGGAATTTGTGTGGTAATAGTTTTCCGTTCATTATCACAATGTAACAAGGTGCTGCGTAAGAGCCTCCCTTCAGTGGGTTCAAGTGTACTCTAACGTTCGGTATGGTGTTGTGCCACCAACCATGTTCACTGGGAAAGACAtttcttatatgttatatttgtttattgatttttatttattattactttttttttttttaaatagtagGTGGTGAATTTGACAATGTCCATCAGATGTGCAGGGTTGCCATGAGGAGAGTAGGAGAGTGACGGGTTAACCTGCTGTCCACTGTGCTCAAATAATCAATAATCAATGCATAAAAGTTTGTAAGGGAAATACTTGTTATGAATTTGTGGTTCCTAGGGATATTCTTTATGTAATTTTTAAGTCCATTGTAGCCAGATTGATTTTGTAGCATTACAAGAGTTTAGTTATACTTAATACTCTCTAATAACACTAAGCTTTTAAGTAAATATGAAGAGCTGTTCTTGCTCATGCCATTTGATGCCTAAGTATACTAACCATTAACTACTAAAACAGAGTTGCAGACAACATCATTCCATTAGTCAGGATGTTTTGATTTAGCCATATTGCAGACATGCCAGTCTGGACGCACCACGCCCATAGCCATCTCAGGTATGCGAGATTCACCGGTCCCAGTTTTGTATGTCCATTTACAACTTGAAATAGCAATACTTGGATGTCTGTATGGTACCGAAATCTGAATTTTGTACAATTTTCAACACTGATGTAAAGAGAAGTTTAAGTTTATTAAACGCGTAAAATCTTGACGACTTATTATTGAAGTATTGCATTGCAGAGTATGGGTGTAGCTCGCCAATTCAAGGGCATCCCTACCGACATGCCAGTGAATCATTTGCTGGCCTTGGGCATGTCATTATAATGCCCTTTACTCTTAAATGTCTAATGACAAGTAAGTGAAACTGAGAGCGCCTCGGACGCACGTTGGCATTGAGGAATCACTGGCCGCTTGTGTTAAGCAGCTTTAGCGTGTACCAACGAGAAAGcgagtttgtttacattcaactTGTATATTTGTAGGCTTCAAAAATGGTCTTGGGAAAAATGGATGGATAAATGCCTCCAGTTCAGCCTGTATTAACTTGCAAAGACGGTGAGGTGAGAGGCAACTCCGCGGGGCGAGGAGGCGCTGGCGACCCCCGGCACTCCTTCACCTGTCCACCAGCCAGACGGGCCCGGGCCAGGCCAGACAGGTGAGTTGGGCGCAAACATTCCACACGCGCGGACTTACGTTACATTCCTCCCTCATCTGCTGCCTCGTCTGTCCTCCTCTCGTGCCTGTGACTTGTGGATATTGACCTGAAAATGTAAGGCAGGGGCTCGCCAAGTTAGCAGGCGTATGTGTGTGGCAGTGGCGGGAAGCAGGAGGGTGATGTGTGGTGGGCgaagtgctggtggtgatggaggcagcttggaagtgtgtgtggggTGCCCGCTGCCCTGAGAAATATGTAGATCACACTTAACAAGCACTTTGCCTAGTGAAGTAATACTAGAGTGACACAATGCTGTGTCAAATGATGGAAGAAACAATATGGATGTCCACTGTTGAACTTGTGGCGCTGTTCTGAAATAATCGTGCTAATCCCCACATCGAAGCAAGCAGTACTGATAAATCAGAGATTAAATAGACATCAAGGGTGTGGAAGTGCAGTAACGGACCACCGGAGGCCGAAGTGACGGTCAGTCAGAAGTGAGGACTGGTGGGGAAATTAATAAGGATCTAGAAAATAAGGTCAGGCGGATCTTTGGGTGGAGTGTGATAGGCTACACGCCCCTCATCCTTGACCTGGCCCCACCATGATTCCAGGTGGACTTGTGCCCGTGTGGTGACCCAGGAGCAGACAGCCATGCCCTCCACCACCGCTCCTGTGGACAGGTTCCACCATTACAAGCGGCCAGGGTCAAGGCGTTCCAGAGTAAACTACAACTACAAGGTAAGGCTGATAACacgtgttactttttttttttttctctctctctcttatttacgtCTGTTTTCCAATTCTACTAGGGCCTCTAGGACGGTCCCTGTTGAAAGAGCGCTTGCTTTTGGCATATTGGAAATCGTTGCCATGAGTGCTCTTCCTACCCTCGGaacgtggccaggattcgaacccatgcatTTCGGGACCCTTCGCTCCCCAAAGTACGCGTGCTCCCAATGTACTACGTGTCACCTAAATGTCATCTGATAATAAGGGTTGAGCAAGATGCCAGGCGC contains these protein-coding regions:
- the LOC123512319 gene encoding nicotinamide riboside kinase 2-like, which gives rise to MSSWLVVGISGVTNGGKSTLAQQLQSCLPTHTQVISQDDYFFPKDSQYHVPCPGGLAHHNWDIITALDMKKMVCDVTQIVKSHPDTIDSSHKGGSSSPLSEEVGLRPVLLMDGFILYDDPEILELCDLRYFFTLTQEECWERRSQRTYDPPDPPGYFEACVWPMYEEHLAKVKEGVPNVVYLDGMEENLPAVLQQVMAAARLSGKEYPGAILG
- the LOC123512424 gene encoding active regulator of SIRT1-like, whose product is MSWSLVKRGLELCEEDQTVASKSRKVDKLTPGKGSRHQKEKRAAKQRKIAKQKELEIKSLFNQKQGVSALDKYRQNTPKDRTTDNIKLLKKIDRKRTPQEYVEKILSQHSKELERRGGTKEAAQTQGKKKPEETTVFSDEDFEKMNKEWLKLY